From a single Syntrophorhabdales bacterium genomic region:
- a CDS encoding tetratricopeptide repeat protein — MGGERTGTGKHVLCCLAVLICLSLPGCGSFDNAYDRSPVLRMLWPRDEAREHLMYAQKLLAQGDYQAALEENQKVITLAHKSPPSDEALYNSGLIYAYPDNPDRDYDKSAAFLNRVVSEYPQSAWAESARVWARVIGENKELVRLTQAPAEMTQKDEGEQSKAEQHILQAKSLAARGKYDAALEENQKVLSLSNNSPPANEAMYNMGLIYADPGNPKRDYVKSIAIFKRLIKEYPQGTLTEQAKVWVQVLQDSENSKRVAAGLAQENEKLKHMIEESKKVDMEIEEKKREKTR, encoded by the coding sequence ATGGGCGGAGAGCGAACCGGGACAGGGAAGCACGTTCTTTGTTGTCTTGCCGTCCTGATCTGTCTTTCGTTGCCAGGTTGCGGATCCTTTGACAATGCTTACGACCGGTCGCCGGTCTTAAGGATGTTATGGCCCCGCGACGAGGCAAGGGAACACCTCATGTATGCCCAGAAACTGCTGGCTCAAGGCGATTACCAGGCGGCTCTGGAAGAGAACCAGAAGGTCATCACCCTTGCGCATAAGAGTCCACCTTCCGACGAGGCGCTGTATAATTCCGGTCTAATCTATGCTTATCCGGATAACCCCGACAGAGATTATGACAAGTCGGCCGCGTTTCTTAACAGAGTGGTAAGTGAGTATCCCCAGAGCGCCTGGGCGGAGTCCGCACGGGTATGGGCGAGAGTTATCGGAGAGAATAAAGAGCTAGTCAGGTTGACTCAGGCGCCTGCCGAGATGACCCAGAAGGACGAAGGCGAACAGAGTAAGGCTGAGCAACATATCCTCCAGGCAAAAAGTTTGGCTGCACGGGGCAAATATGACGCGGCCCTGGAAGAGAACCAGAAGGTCTTGTCACTGAGTAACAACAGCCCGCCCGCAAACGAGGCCATGTACAACATGGGGCTGATCTATGCGGATCCCGGCAACCCGAAAAGGGACTACGTCAAGTCGATAGCAATCTTCAAGAGATTGATCAAAGAATACCCGCAAGGCACTTTGACTGAGCAGGCGAAGGTCTGGGTACAAGTCCTTCAGGATAGCGAGAATTCAAAGAGGGTGGCGGCAGGCCTCGCACAGGAGAATGAAAAGCTTAAGCATATGATTGAAGAATCAAAGAAGGTGGACATGGAGATTGAAGAAAAGAAGAGAGAAAAGACGCGGTAA
- a CDS encoding ATP-binding protein, giving the protein MLARMSIFSRLTIGYLSVLIIIGTVNASALFMLHQLSIGTAQLINVDERIVDLRATLADSILSQMGHDKKYIITKDPNFRAQFLAAKEEFDKYLAEALHLADTPAKKESLDRIQMHYAQYVSLIVSEVEQVTDGRTYPRSLYEQEKTRLVESILEQLNVLKMVTDRDIHSKMNSLRAAAGTSRTLTVYVFVIALLLVVTTSFYATRSITKPLMVLVEKTKEISKGIFKGDLTIVSPPEVAELTSAFNVMCEKLKGVERMKTDFFSTMSHELRTPLTSIKEGIKLLQDGVGGSISDKQKRLLSILSQETQRLIGLVNSLLDLSKMEEGMMTYRFEREYLPPLIAMVITEMAPLIEAKKIHLLSETDDGLPPLRLDRERILQVLRNLIGNAAKFSPEGGEMRVSTCLKNGGVQFSVADSGPGIPKGNTTAIFEKFQQLPVKTSEWVKGTGLGLAIVKHIVTAHGGKVWAESEPGQGSTFFVVLPS; this is encoded by the coding sequence ATGCTCGCAAGAATGAGCATCTTTTCCCGCTTAACCATAGGCTATCTTAGTGTACTGATAATCATCGGTACCGTGAATGCCTCTGCGCTCTTCATGCTCCATCAGTTGAGCATAGGAACCGCGCAGCTTATAAACGTAGATGAACGGATCGTAGACCTGAGGGCAACGCTTGCAGATTCAATACTTTCACAGATGGGACACGACAAGAAATACATCATAACAAAGGATCCTAATTTTCGTGCCCAGTTTCTCGCCGCCAAAGAAGAGTTTGACAAGTATCTTGCTGAGGCGCTTCACCTTGCCGACACCCCGGCCAAAAAGGAATCTTTGGATCGGATACAGATGCACTATGCCCAGTATGTTTCGTTGATCGTTTCAGAAGTGGAGCAGGTAACCGATGGCCGAACCTATCCGCGAAGTTTGTACGAGCAGGAGAAGACAAGACTGGTGGAGTCAATCCTTGAGCAGTTGAATGTGTTGAAAATGGTCACTGATCGGGATATTCATTCGAAAATGAATTCCCTGCGCGCAGCAGCAGGTACCTCCCGTACGTTGACAGTATATGTGTTTGTCATTGCGCTTCTCTTGGTTGTTACCACCTCCTTCTACGCGACCCGTAGTATTACCAAGCCTTTGATGGTGCTCGTTGAAAAGACAAAAGAGATCTCGAAGGGCATTTTCAAAGGGGACCTTACCATAGTCTCTCCTCCCGAAGTGGCAGAATTGACGAGCGCCTTCAATGTGATGTGCGAAAAGCTGAAGGGCGTGGAACGAATGAAGACCGACTTCTTTTCCACTATGTCTCACGAGTTACGGACCCCGCTCACTTCTATAAAGGAGGGTATCAAACTTCTCCAGGATGGTGTTGGGGGCTCGATCAGCGACAAACAGAAGAGGCTCCTTTCCATCCTTTCCCAGGAGACACAGCGGCTTATCGGACTGGTGAACTCCCTGCTCGACTTATCCAAGATGGAAGAGGGGATGATGACCTATCGTTTTGAGAGGGAATATCTGCCGCCTCTCATCGCGATGGTCATCACGGAGATGGCTCCTCTGATTGAGGCGAAGAAGATCCATCTTCTGTCTGAGACCGATGATGGGTTGCCGCCCCTGAGGTTAGACCGTGAACGGATCCTTCAGGTGTTACGCAATCTGATCGGCAACGCTGCGAAGTTCAGTCCTGAAGGGGGTGAGATGAGGGTATCCACCTGCCTTAAAAACGGGGGAGTGCAGTTTTCTGTCGCAGACAGCGGCCCAGGTATTCCCAAGGGGAATACCACAGCTATTTTTGAAAAATTTCAACAACTCCCTGTCAAGACATCTGAATGGGTGAAGGGAACAGGCTTGGGCCTCGCAATTGTTAAACATATCGTTACGGCTCACGGAGGAAAAGTATGGGCGGAGAGCGAACCGGGACAGGGAAGCACGTTCTTTGTTGTCTTGCCGTCCTGA